A single genomic interval of Salmo trutta chromosome 13, fSalTru1.1, whole genome shotgun sequence harbors:
- the six9 gene encoding homeobox protein six1a, translating to MAMVFSAEQVACVCEVLLQSGRMESLTGFLRTLPPSSSSCLGGLESVLKARAAVAFHLGRFSDLYALLEGFPFSNRSHPLLQQLWLRAHYLEAECQRGRPLGAVGKYRVRRKFPLPRTIWDGEETSYCFKEKSRSVLREWYYHKPYPSPREKRALAAATGLTTTQVSNWFKNRRQRDRATHHTTGEQEGCGPLIGSNRTPGSAYPSDNDLSSPGTPSPPFSCPQPPPLSHMGGGQL from the exons ATGGCAATGGTCTTCTCGGCAGAACAAGTGGCGTGTGTGTGCGAGGTCCTGCTGCAGAGCGGACGCATGGAGAGCTTGACTGGCTTCCTCCGCActcttcccccctcttcctcctcttgccTGGGGGGTCTGGAGAGCGTCCTGAAGGCACGGGCTGCAGTGGCCTTCCATCTGGGGCGCTTCTCGGACCTCTACGCCCTCCTGGAGGGCTTCCCCTTCTCCAATCGCAGCCACCCCCTGCTGCAGCAGCTCTGGCTGAGGGCACACTATCTGGAGGCTGAGTGCCAGAGAGGGCGCCCCCTTGGGGCTGTGGGGAAGTACCGTGTACGCCGTAAGTTTCCCCTGCCAAGAACCAtctgggatggagaggagaccagCTACTGCTTCAAG GAGAAATCCCGGAGTGTGCTGCGGGAGTGGTATTACCATAAACCGTACCCTTCACCACGTGAGAAACGAGCGCTCGCGGCAGCCACCGGTCTCACCACCACCCAGGTGAGCAACTGGTTCAAGAACAGACGGCAACGGGACCGAGCAACTCACCATACTACCGG ggaacAGGAAGGTTGTGGACCACTTATTGGCTCCAACAGAACCCCAGGATCAGCATACCCCTCTGACAATGACCTTTCATCTCCAGGCACCCCCAGTCCCCCCTTCTCCTGCCCCCAACCCCCACCTCTGAGCCATATGGGTGGGGGACAACTCTGA
- the LOC115205928 gene encoding homeobox protein SIX5: protein MASLSLESAEQSENSTENPTQEAAPVKEETDPDEVSEQLLKTFQNSALSFSTDQVACLCEALLQAGNVDRLWRFLSTIPPSAELLRGNETLLKAQALVAFHREEFKELYAILESHDFHPSNHGFLQDLYLQARYKEAERSRGRSLGAVDKYRLRKKFPLPKTIWDGEETVYCFKEKSRNALKECYKSNRYPTPDEKKNLAKVTGLSLTQVSNWFKNRRQRDRTPSGTNSKSESDGNHSTDDEADDISDKPEDIVGSTASIISLSGTPCSTGGQIFLNGAGGFLTASHPLLLNRGSLISGAGGGVIINGLTLSDGHTVTLSPISANSPLLFNGAQIISKSSAVVQDMGLEGQGVTAMEAQPSSDISLPLTEDRKTDNVSLTNPSTIPTLDFINVPEGMVLKAEDIQTVSPSPSSSSLSSPSTFSPTSLPSLVLTQNGHLSNTLPVSKSSPGVVISSPVVSLPNQQGEYVVFATAGSQLTPSSSICQVVSSYSYSTPQVFSLPQVVPSIQGVPVSQLVQHNPGGQCPQLVPVPPLTSSLPQGTLSQFQGHQTLNVAPSLAQPLPQHHTGSSTLGAGSTILSLSQLTNGQLPQGLTLQLGDQPSATIPTLTQIQSPLGHPQIISSPTQVVPVSQSKETTPAQLVPLSLPQLVPVSSVGQLSFPQVGPATSSLSGGTFQILASATGGGIPQGPFRINQLGPLQTVGPSTSMAPGVQLLNSGVIQLPSASPGNLLYGGSPILSYQNGKLILTIPAGIQFGSLPMKPVPEPSTHPTNGVGPGLTLNPVIHPTPTLLPVSTSVPTSNTLETSPLCFINSSPLYCTHETGVPTNQSLSTPSPHTLDLSATHTPLNALTPESMLSLSPMCSGVTPTTQLSQTTWSPVPLSTSASLTMFDVRGKGDLPEDPALLGLPGGEALLLGSPSPDQDVDRVSPLGDPEEMDGDPKILTQLQSVPVDDELGL from the exons ATGGCTTCCTTGTCTTTGGAGTCTGCAGAACAATCTGAGAATAGCACGGAGAACCCTACCCAAGAGGCCGCTCCGGTGAAAGAGGAGACGGATCCGGATGAAGTTTCGGAACAATTGCTAAAAACTTTTCAGAACTCGGCGCTCAGCTTTTCGACCGATCAAGTAGCATGTCTGTGCGAAGCCCTTCTACAGGCGGGCAATGTGGATCGCCTGTGGAGATTCCTATCAACCATCCCTCCTTCGGCGGAGCTGCTACGTGGCAACGAGACGCTGCTCAAGGCCCAGGCACTAGTCGCTTTCCACCGGGAAGAATTCAAGGAGCTGTACGCAATATTGGAAAGCCACGACTTCCACCCGAGCAACCATGGGTTCCTGCAGGACCTCTACTTGCAGGCGCGCTACAAGGAGGCGGAGAGGTCCCGAGGTCGTAGCCTGGGCGCTGTGGACAAGTATCGGCTTCGGAAGAAGTTTCCCCTGCCGAAAACAATCTGGGATGGAGAGGAAACGGTGTATTGTTTCAAGGAGAAGTCTCGCAATGCACTGAAAGAGTGTTACAAAAGCAACAGGTACCCCACTCCAGACGAGAAGAAAAACTTGGCCAAAGTGACTGGACTCTCCCTCACGCAAGTCAGCAATTGGTTCAAGAATCGACGACAGAGAGACCGAACCCCGTCCGGTACCAACAGCAAAAG TGAGTCCGATGGCAACCACAGCACAGACGATGAGGCTGATGATATCTCAGACAAACCCGAGGACATTGTGGGCTCCACAGCCTCCATCATCTCCCTCTCTGGCACCCCCTGCAGCACTGGAGGCCAGATCTTCCTCAACGGGGCTGGTGGGTTCCTCACCGCCTCCCACCCCTTACTCCTCAATAGGGGCTCCCTGATCTCCGGGGCAGGGGGTGGTGTCATCATCAACGGGCTGACCCTGAGCGATGGCCACACGGTTACCCTCAGCCCCATATCGGCTAACTCGCCTCTGCTCTTCAATGGAGCGCAGATCATATCCAAAAGCAGCGCGGTTGTGCAGGATATGGGTCTGGAGGGCCAGGGGGTTACAGCCATGGAGGCCCAGCCCAGCTCTGACATCTCCCTCCCCCTGACAGAGGACCGTAAGACGGACAATGTTAGTCTGACGAACCCCTCGACTATCCCCACCCTGGACTTCATCAATGTCCCAGAGGGGATGGTTCTCAAAGCAGAGGACATCCAGAcagtctctccttccccctcctcttcctccttgtcTTCCCCCTCAACAttctcccccacctccctcccctccctggtTCTGACTCAAAATGGCCACCTCTCCAACACCCTCCCGGTCTCTAAGTCATCCCCGGGCGTGGTCATCTCCAGCCCTGTAGTGAGCCTCCCCAACCAGCAGGGGGAGTATGTGGTGTTTGCCACAGCTGGTTCTCAGCTCACCCCCTCCAGCTCCATCTGCCAGGTGGTGTCCTCCTACAGCTACTCCACCCCACAGGTATTCTCCCTGCCTCAGGTGGTGCCCTCCATCCAGGGTGTCCCTGTATCCCAACTGGTCCAACACAACCCTGGAGGCCAGTGTCCCCAGTTAGTCCCTGTCccccccctcacctcctccctcccccaggGCACCCTCTCCCAGTTCCAGGGCCACCAGACTCTGAACGTTGCCCCCAGCCTCGCCCAGCCCCTCCCCCAGCATCATACTGGTTCCTCTACATTGGGAGCAGGATCCACCATCCTCTCCCTGTCCCAGCTCACCAATGGACAGCTCCCCCAGGGACTCACCCTCCAGTTGGGTGACCAGCCCTCAGCTACAATCCCCACTCTGACACAGATCCAGTCCCCACTAGGCCATCCTCAGATCATCTCCTCCCCTACCCAAGTGGTTCCCGTCTCCCAGTCCAAAGAGACAACCCCAGCCCAGTTGGTTCCCCTTTCCCTGCCCCAGCTGGTGCCTGTCTCCTCCGTGGGACAACTCTCCTTCCCTCAGGTCGGCCCGGCCACCTCTTCTCTATCTGGGGGGACTTTCCAGATCCTAGCCTCGGCCACTGGAGGTGGGATTCCTCAGGGGCCCTTCAGGATAAACCAACTGGGAcccctccagactgtaggccccTCGACTAGCATGGCTCCTGGTGTCCAGCTCCTCAACTCTGGGGTCATTCAGCTCCCCTCCGCCTCGCCAG GGAATCTCCTCTATGGTGGAAGCCCCATCCTGAGTTACCAAAAcggcaagctgatcctaactaTCCCAGCTGGCATCCAGTTCGGCAGCCTGCCCATGAAACCCGTCCCTGAGCCTTCTACCCACCCCACCAACGGAGTAGGCCCTGGACTCACCCTCAACCCTGTCATCCACCCTACACCTACCCTCCTCCCAGTCTCCACCTCCGTCCCAACGTCCAACACCCTAGAGACGTCCCCCCTCTGCTTCATAAACTCCTCTCCGCTCTACTGCACTCATGAGACGGGTGTCCCCACCAACCagtccctctccaccccctccccacacaccctGGACCTCTCTGCCACCCACACCCCTCTCAATGCCCTCACCCCAGAGAGCATGCTCTCTCTCAGCCCCATGTGCAGCGGAGTGACCCCCACTACTCAGCTCTCCCAGACCACCTGGAGCCCtgtccccctctccacctctgcCAGCCTGACTATGTTTGACGTCCGTGGGAAGGGGGATCTACCCGAGGATCCGGCTCTGCTGGGCCTACCTGGTGGCGAGGCACTGCTACTGGGGAGCCCCTCTCCAGACCAGGATGTGGACAGGGTGTCGCCATTGGGGGACCcagaggagatggatggagacccCAAGATCCTCACCCAGCTACAATCAGTCCCTGTGGATGACGAGTTGGGGCTGTAA